The following proteins come from a genomic window of Streptomyces sp. GS7:
- a CDS encoding potassium/proton antiporter, translating to MRARKDQLLTVEHLNELLLVCSLVLLIAVAAVRLSSRSGLPSLLIYLGIGIAIGQDGIGGIVFDNAELTQLLGYAALVVILAEGGLGTKWKEIKPALPQAAVLSTFGVAVSVGVTAAGAHYLAGLEWRQALLIGAVVSSTDAAAVFSVLRSVPLPSRLTGVLEAESGFNDAPVVILVVAFSTAGPIEHWYVLLGEIALELAIGAAIGLAIGWLGAYGMRHVALPASGLYPIAVMAIAVSAYAAGALAHGSGFLAVYLAAVVLGNAKLPHAPATRGFAEGVGWIGQIGMFVLLGLLVTPHNLLDDIVPALLIGMILTLVARPLSVFTSLLPFGVPWREKTLLSWAGLRGAVPIVLATIPMVSDVPGSETVFNIVFVLVVVYTLIQGPTLPWLARRLRLGEGEEAADLGIESAPLERLRGHLLSTSIGTTSRMHGVEVGELRMPAGAAVTLVVRDGASFVPSPTTVLRRGDELLVVATDPVRDAAERRLQAVSQGGKLAGWLGSGAPPEEAGRQPRRG from the coding sequence ATCCGCGCGAGGAAGGATCAGCTCCTGACTGTCGAACACCTCAACGAACTCCTGCTGGTCTGCTCGCTCGTACTGCTCATCGCCGTCGCCGCAGTACGGCTCTCCTCGCGCAGCGGGCTCCCCAGCCTGCTCATCTACCTGGGGATAGGCATCGCCATCGGACAGGACGGCATCGGCGGCATCGTCTTCGACAACGCCGAACTGACCCAACTCCTGGGCTACGCGGCCCTGGTGGTGATCCTCGCCGAGGGCGGCCTGGGCACCAAGTGGAAAGAGATAAAACCGGCACTGCCCCAGGCCGCGGTGCTCTCGACGTTCGGCGTCGCGGTGAGCGTGGGGGTCACCGCGGCCGGCGCGCACTACCTCGCCGGACTCGAATGGCGCCAGGCCCTGCTGATCGGCGCGGTGGTCTCCTCCACGGACGCCGCGGCCGTCTTCTCGGTCCTGCGCAGCGTGCCGCTGCCGTCCCGGCTGACCGGTGTCCTGGAGGCCGAGTCCGGCTTCAACGACGCCCCGGTGGTCATCCTCGTCGTCGCCTTCTCCACCGCCGGCCCGATCGAGCACTGGTACGTCCTCCTCGGCGAGATAGCGCTGGAGCTGGCCATCGGCGCCGCCATCGGACTGGCCATCGGCTGGCTCGGCGCCTACGGCATGCGGCATGTGGCACTGCCCGCCTCCGGCCTCTACCCGATCGCCGTGATGGCCATCGCCGTCTCCGCGTACGCGGCCGGCGCGCTGGCGCACGGCTCCGGCTTCCTCGCCGTCTACCTGGCCGCGGTCGTCCTCGGCAACGCCAAGCTGCCGCACGCCCCGGCCACTCGCGGGTTCGCCGAGGGGGTCGGCTGGATCGGCCAGATCGGGATGTTCGTGCTGCTGGGTCTGCTCGTCACCCCGCACAACCTGCTCGACGACATCGTGCCGGCACTGCTCATCGGCATGATCCTGACGCTCGTGGCCCGGCCGCTGTCCGTCTTCACCTCACTGCTGCCGTTCGGGGTGCCGTGGCGGGAGAAGACTCTGCTGTCCTGGGCCGGGCTGCGCGGCGCGGTGCCGATCGTGCTGGCCACCATCCCGATGGTGAGCGACGTCCCCGGCAGCGAGACGGTCTTCAACATCGTCTTCGTCCTGGTCGTCGTCTACACCCTCATCCAGGGGCCGACCCTCCCGTGGCTGGCCCGCCGGCTGCGGCTCGGCGAGGGTGAGGAGGCCGCCGACCTGGGCATCGAGTCGGCACCCCTGGAGCGGCTGCGCGGCCATCTGCTGTCGACGTCGATAGGGACCACCTCCCGCATGCACGGCGTCGAGGTCGGCGAACTGCGGATGCCGGCGGGCGCCGCGGTCACCCTCGTCGTACGGGACGGCGCCAGCTTCGTCCCCTCCCCCACCACCGTGCTGCGGCGCGGCGACGAACTGCTGGTGGTCGCCACCGACCCGGTGCGCGACGCGGCCGAGCGGCGACTCCAGGCCGTCTCGCAGGGCGGCAAGCTGGCCGGCTGGCTGGGTTCCGGCGCGCCCCCGGAGGAGGCCGGCCGGCAGCCCCGGCGCGGCTGA
- a CDS encoding penicillin acylase family protein, which translates to MPANKSGPAPKKKKGRRGRLVALMVVLLLVAGIGFGAYWSVSTVRASLPETTGALKLPGLTDPVDVVRDANGIPQIYADTDQDLFRAQGYVQAQDRFWEMDVRRHMTAGRLSEMFGKSQVKTDEFLRTLGWHEVAQKEYDTKLSADTKKNLQAYSAGVNAYLKDHQGSALSLEYAALGFENDYKPEKWTPVDSVAWLKAMAWDLRGNMQEEIDRALMTSRFTPAQIDQLYPAYPYQRNRPIVDGGAVDPATKEFDPKATAGSTSAGSPGAASARVHSQLSTLSTTLDKIPALLGPNGNGIGSNSWVVSGEHTTTGKPLLANDPHLAPQMPSLWYQMGLHCRTTGPKCNYDVAGFTFSGMPGVVIGHNQNISWGMTNLGADVTDLCLEKINADGYLYDGKQQPFITRKETIKVAGGESRQITVRATNNGPIVSDRDDELAGVGKDAPVANGAPDRGDGYAVSLRWTALDPGKTMDAFFEINRSKDWTDFRKAAADFEVPSQNLIYADTKGNIGYQAPGRIPVRGKGDGSYPAPGWDPAYQWTGYIPQSALPYEYNPKRGFIVTANQAVTDEKYPYLITRDWGYGTRSQRINDLIESKIKDGGKVSTDDMQTFQKDNSSEIARLLTPYLTRIDIKDKYVRDAQQLLNGWDFTQEPDSAAAAYFNAVWRNTLKLAFGNKMPKELRVQGQCLYVRPASDTGPADDQNKLVRECGERAGDTAQPDGGDRWYEVVRNILDDPNNAWWKTEDRPGHPGLKNRDQLLAQAMKDARYELTSKLGKNIDNWTWGRLHQMDLTNQTLGKDGPGFLQGLFNRGPWNLGGGEAAVDATGWNASGGYKVTWVPSMRMIVNLADLDKSRWINLTGASGHAYSAHYYDQTDKWAKGELLPWAFGEEAVKKAGKETLTLSP; encoded by the coding sequence ATGCCCGCCAACAAGTCCGGACCGGCCCCCAAAAAGAAAAAGGGGCGGCGTGGCCGCCTCGTCGCGCTCATGGTCGTGCTGCTGCTCGTGGCGGGCATCGGCTTCGGCGCGTACTGGAGCGTCAGCACCGTGCGCGCGTCCCTCCCGGAGACCACCGGGGCGCTCAAACTCCCGGGCCTGACCGATCCGGTGGACGTCGTGCGCGACGCCAACGGCATTCCGCAGATCTACGCCGACACCGACCAGGACCTCTTCCGTGCCCAGGGATACGTCCAGGCCCAGGACCGGTTCTGGGAGATGGACGTCCGCCGGCACATGACCGCCGGCCGGCTTTCGGAAATGTTCGGCAAGAGTCAGGTCAAGACCGACGAGTTCCTGCGGACCCTCGGCTGGCACGAAGTGGCACAGAAGGAATACGACACCAAGCTGTCGGCCGACACCAAGAAGAACCTCCAGGCGTACTCCGCGGGCGTCAACGCCTACCTCAAGGACCATCAGGGCTCGGCGCTGTCCCTGGAGTACGCGGCGCTCGGCTTCGAGAACGACTACAAGCCCGAGAAGTGGACCCCGGTCGACTCGGTGGCCTGGCTCAAGGCGATGGCCTGGGACCTGCGCGGCAACATGCAGGAGGAGATCGACCGCGCCCTGATGACCAGCCGGTTCACCCCGGCCCAGATCGACCAGCTCTACCCGGCCTACCCGTACCAGCGGAACCGGCCGATCGTCGACGGCGGCGCGGTCGACCCGGCCACCAAGGAGTTCGACCCCAAGGCCACCGCCGGCAGCACCTCCGCCGGCAGCCCGGGCGCGGCCAGCGCGCGGGTCCACTCGCAGCTCTCCACGCTGTCCACCACCCTCGACAAGATCCCGGCGCTGCTCGGCCCCAACGGCAACGGCATCGGCTCCAACTCCTGGGTCGTCTCAGGGGAGCACACCACCACCGGCAAGCCGCTGCTCGCCAACGACCCGCACCTGGCGCCGCAGATGCCCTCGCTCTGGTACCAGATGGGCCTGCACTGCCGCACCACCGGCCCCAAGTGCAACTACGACGTCGCCGGCTTCACCTTCTCCGGCATGCCCGGCGTCGTCATCGGCCACAACCAGAACATCTCCTGGGGCATGACCAACCTCGGCGCGGACGTCACCGACCTGTGCCTGGAGAAGATCAACGCCGACGGTTACCTCTACGACGGCAAGCAGCAGCCCTTCATCACGCGCAAGGAGACCATCAAGGTCGCCGGCGGGGAGAGCCGCCAGATCACCGTCCGCGCCACCAACAACGGCCCGATCGTCTCCGACCGCGACGACGAGCTGGCCGGCGTCGGCAAGGACGCCCCGGTGGCCAACGGCGCCCCGGACCGCGGCGACGGCTACGCCGTATCGCTGCGCTGGACCGCCCTGGACCCCGGCAAGACCATGGACGCCTTCTTCGAGATCAACCGGTCCAAGGACTGGACGGACTTCCGCAAGGCCGCCGCCGACTTCGAGGTCCCCTCCCAGAACCTGATCTACGCCGACACCAAGGGCAACATCGGCTACCAGGCGCCCGGCAGGATCCCGGTCCGCGGCAAGGGCGACGGCAGCTACCCGGCGCCCGGCTGGGACCCCGCCTACCAGTGGACCGGCTACATCCCGCAGAGCGCGCTGCCGTACGAGTACAACCCCAAGCGCGGCTTCATCGTCACCGCCAACCAGGCCGTCACCGACGAGAAGTACCCCTACCTGATCACCAGGGACTGGGGCTACGGCACCCGCAGCCAGCGGATCAACGACCTCATCGAGTCCAAGATCAAGGACGGCGGCAAGGTCTCCACCGACGACATGCAGACCTTCCAGAAGGACAACAGCAGCGAGATCGCCCGGCTGCTGACCCCCTACCTGACGAGGATCGACATCAAGGACAAGTACGTCCGCGACGCCCAGCAGCTGCTCAACGGCTGGGACTTCACCCAGGAGCCCGACTCCGCCGCCGCCGCGTACTTCAACGCCGTCTGGCGCAACACCCTCAAGCTCGCCTTCGGCAACAAGATGCCCAAGGAGCTGCGCGTCCAGGGCCAGTGCCTCTACGTCCGCCCGGCCAGCGACACCGGACCCGCCGACGACCAGAACAAGCTGGTCCGCGAATGCGGCGAGCGGGCCGGCGACACCGCCCAGCCCGACGGTGGCGACCGCTGGTACGAGGTCGTCCGCAACATCCTCGACGACCCCAACAACGCCTGGTGGAAGACCGAGGACCGGCCCGGCCACCCCGGCCTCAAGAACCGCGACCAGCTCCTCGCGCAGGCCATGAAGGACGCCCGCTACGAGCTGACCTCCAAGCTCGGCAAGAACATCGACAACTGGACCTGGGGCCGGCTGCACCAGATGGACCTCACCAACCAGACCCTCGGCAAGGACGGGCCGGGCTTCCTCCAGGGCCTGTTCAACCGCGGCCCGTGGAACCTCGGCGGCGGTGAGGCCGCGGTCGACGCCACCGGCTGGAACGCCTCCGGCGGCTACAAGGTCACCTGGGTCCCGTCCATGCGGATGATCGTCAACCTCGCCGACCTCGACAAGTCCCGCTGGATCAACCTCACCGGAGCCTCCGGGCACGCCTACAGCGCCCACTACTACGACCAGACCGACAAGTGGGCCAAGGGCGAACTCCTCCCCTGGGCGTTCGGCGAAGAGGCCGTCAAGAAGGCGGGCAAGGAGACGCTGACGCTGTCGCCGTAA